A single genomic interval of Acidobacteriota bacterium harbors:
- a CDS encoding efflux RND transporter permease subunit: MLLDALIRWSLHNRPAVLAVAAAFLVWGSYVAVRMPVDVLPDVTAPTVTVLVEGHGMAPTDMEALVTFPVEAALNGASGVRRVRSSTAVGIAVVWVDFDWGADVLRARQTVSERLATVAGTLPDDVAPPVMAPLSSIMGEIMFVALQSSAHTPLELRTTAETLVRRRVLATPGVAQVTVIGGERRQFEVLVDPERLADYGVALRAVEDAMRRASRNTSAGFRRSGGQEYLIRAAGRAHDAEGIGATVITTREMRPIRVRDIAEVRVGESLKRGEGSRNGQPAVI, from the coding sequence ATGCTGCTCGATGCGCTGATTCGCTGGTCGTTGCACAACCGCCCGGCGGTGCTCGCCGTCGCGGCCGCCTTCCTCGTCTGGGGTTCCTACGTGGCGGTGCGGATGCCGGTCGACGTCCTGCCGGACGTGACCGCGCCGACGGTGACGGTGCTGGTCGAGGGGCACGGGATGGCGCCGACCGACATGGAGGCACTGGTCACCTTTCCCGTCGAGGCGGCCCTGAACGGCGCGTCGGGCGTGCGCAGGGTGCGTTCGTCGACCGCGGTCGGCATCGCGGTGGTCTGGGTCGACTTCGACTGGGGCGCCGACGTGCTCCGCGCGCGACAGACGGTGAGCGAGCGGCTGGCCACGGTAGCCGGGACGCTGCCGGACGACGTCGCCCCGCCGGTGATGGCCCCGCTGTCGTCGATCATGGGCGAGATCATGTTCGTCGCCCTGCAGTCGTCCGCGCACACCCCGCTGGAGTTGCGCACGACGGCAGAGACGCTGGTCCGCCGACGGGTGCTGGCGACGCCGGGCGTAGCGCAGGTGACGGTGATCGGCGGCGAGCGGCGGCAGTTCGAGGTACTGGTCGATCCGGAGCGGCTGGCCGACTACGGCGTCGCCCTGCGCGCGGTCGAGGACGCGATGCGCCGCGCGAGTCGCAACACCTCGGCCGGGTTCCGCCGCTCCGGCGGGCAGGAGTATCTGATCCGGGCGGCCGGCCGCGCGCACGACGCCGAGGGCATCGGCGCGACGGTCATCACGACCCGCGAGATGCGACCGATCCGGGTGCGGGACATCGCGGAAGTGCGGGTAGGGGAGTCGCTCAAGCGGGGCGAGGGTTCCCGCAACGGACAGCCGGCGGTGATTC